The following proteins come from a genomic window of Paucimonas lemoignei:
- the gntT_2 gene encoding gluconate transporter: MDVSSATWLVHDTRLIICCLIAIATIILLISATKLPPFLSILIGTFIAGIGAGLPAEEVAKAFSKGAGGILGEAGLIIALGAMLGALMAESGAADRIATTLLGFGKGRSLPWVMALVAMVIGLPLFFEVGLVLMVPIIFVMARRSDQPLLKIAIPALAGMTTLHALMPPHPGPLIAVSALHADLGLTMLLGFCIAVPAVILAGPLYGNWLSKRMVIEQPAELGELFSAKPGVTRQPGFGVSLLIILLPVILMLGSTLAKVLMDPHNSVALTLKFLGEPLVALSIAVIAAVICLGWANGLSREHVNGTLRKSIAPIAVLLLTIGAGGGLKQTLLDAGVSQTISKVAEGAHMPYLLLAWLIAVALRQATGSATVATTTTAGILAPMMAGLAATQSSLVALAIGAGSVFFCHVNDAGFWMVREYFGLQLKQTLWVWSVLQTIVSVVGLVGTLLLWHWLT, encoded by the coding sequence TTGGATGTTTCTTCTGCCACCTGGCTAGTGCATGACACCCGTTTGATCATCTGTTGCCTGATCGCCATTGCCACCATCATTCTGCTGATCAGCGCGACCAAACTTCCCCCTTTTCTATCGATCCTGATCGGTACTTTCATTGCCGGTATCGGTGCCGGTCTGCCCGCTGAAGAAGTGGCAAAAGCGTTCAGCAAGGGGGCAGGCGGAATTCTCGGCGAGGCCGGTTTGATCATTGCCCTTGGCGCGATGTTGGGGGCGCTGATGGCTGAGTCCGGCGCGGCTGACCGGATCGCCACGACGCTGCTGGGCTTCGGAAAAGGGCGCTCTCTGCCGTGGGTCATGGCGCTGGTGGCGATGGTGATCGGTCTGCCGCTGTTTTTCGAGGTGGGGCTGGTGCTGATGGTGCCGATCATTTTCGTCATGGCCAGGCGCTCCGACCAGCCGTTGTTGAAAATCGCCATCCCGGCGCTCGCGGGCATGACCACGCTGCACGCGCTGATGCCACCGCATCCCGGGCCTTTGATTGCGGTCAGTGCGTTGCACGCGGACCTGGGCCTGACGATGCTGCTGGGCTTTTGCATCGCCGTACCGGCGGTGATTCTGGCCGGGCCGCTGTATGGCAACTGGTTGTCCAAACGCATGGTGATCGAGCAGCCTGCGGAACTGGGCGAACTGTTTTCGGCCAAGCCGGGCGTCACTCGCCAGCCCGGCTTCGGGGTTTCACTGCTGATCATTTTGTTGCCGGTGATCCTGATGCTCGGCAGCACCCTGGCCAAAGTGCTCATGGACCCGCACAACAGCGTGGCGCTGACCCTGAAATTTCTCGGCGAGCCCTTGGTGGCCCTGAGCATTGCCGTGATCGCGGCGGTGATCTGCCTGGGCTGGGCCAACGGTCTGAGCCGCGAGCATGTGAATGGCACCTTGCGCAAAAGCATCGCCCCGATTGCCGTGTTGCTGCTGACCATCGGCGCGGGCGGCGGGCTCAAGCAAACCCTGCTGGATGCCGGAGTCAGCCAGACCATCAGCAAGGTGGCGGAGGGCGCGCACATGCCGTACCTGCTGCTGGCCTGGTTGATCGCCGTGGCACTGCGCCAGGCGACGGGTTCGGCCACCGTTGCAACCACCACGACGGCGGGCATTCTGGCGCCGATGATGGCTGGGCTGGCGGCGACCCAGAGTTCACTGGTTGCACTGGCGATTGGCGCGGGCTCGGTATTCTTCTGCCACGTCAACGACGCGGGTTTCTGGATGGTCCGCGAATACTTCGGCCTGCAGCTCAAGCAAACCCTGTGGGTCTGGTCGGTGTTGCAGACCATCGTTTCGGTGGTGGGGTTGGTGGGGACCCTGCTGTTGTGGCACTGGTTGACGTGA
- the scoB gene encoding 3-oxoacid CoA-transferase — MALSREQMAQRVARELKDGYYVNLGIGIPTLVANYVPEDIDVMLQSENGLLGMGEFPTEDTIDADMINAGKQTVTARIGASIFDSSQSFAMIRGGHVDLTVLGAFEVDVDGNIASWMIPGKLVKGMGGAMDLVAGADNIIVTMTHASKDGESKLLPRCSLPLTGVGCIRKVLTDLAYLEIEDGAFILRERAPGVSIEEIVAKTAGKLIVPDDVVEMSF; from the coding sequence ATGGCACTTTCACGCGAACAAATGGCTCAGCGTGTCGCACGGGAACTCAAAGACGGTTATTACGTGAACCTGGGTATTGGCATTCCAACCCTGGTCGCCAACTACGTGCCTGAGGATATCGACGTCATGCTGCAATCCGAAAACGGCTTGCTGGGCATGGGCGAATTCCCCACCGAAGACACCATCGATGCCGACATGATTAACGCAGGCAAGCAAACCGTAACGGCCCGCATCGGCGCATCGATTTTCGATTCCTCGCAATCCTTCGCCATGATCCGTGGTGGGCATGTGGACCTCACCGTGCTGGGGGCTTTCGAAGTCGACGTCGACGGCAACATCGCCTCATGGATGATCCCCGGCAAGCTGGTCAAGGGCATGGGCGGCGCGATGGACCTGGTGGCGGGTGCCGACAACATCATCGTGACCATGACCCACGCCTCCAAGGATGGCGAATCCAAACTGCTGCCCCGCTGCAGCTTGCCGCTGACCGGCGTGGGCTGTATCCGCAAGGTGCTCACCGATCTGGCCTATCTGGAAATCGAAGACGGCGCGTTCATCCTGCGCGAGCGTGCGCCAGGGGTCAGCATCGAAGAGATTGTTGCCAAGACCGCCGGTAAGTTGATCGTGCCGGATGATGTGGTAGAGATGAGTTTTTAA
- the tkrA gene encoding D-isomer specific 2-hydroxyacid dehydrogenase family protein codes for MTTTVLVLVESVNEYLPILESSGYRLILAPTPAMRAEAVATRGEEITAVLTRGPLGFFAEEMAALPHLRIICVIGAGYEHVDLKAAEARGITVTNGAGVNAPTVADHAMSLLLSVVRDIPQADAAVRRGEWRKLTRPSFTGKRLGILGLGAVGMAIARRAAGFDMAVSYHSRTPRTDVSFDYCASALELASVSDFLIIATPGGAGTRHLIDRLALDALGPEGFVINIARASVIDTAALIEALQQQRIAGAALDVFDDEPQVPDALKALNNVVLTAHVGGLSPEASEATVQKVADNLLAFFAGKPVLTPVHS; via the coding sequence ATGACAACCACCGTTCTGGTGCTGGTCGAGAGTGTCAATGAGTACTTGCCCATCCTCGAAAGCAGCGGTTATCGGCTGATTCTGGCCCCCACGCCGGCGATGCGTGCCGAAGCGGTGGCGACCCGCGGTGAGGAGATCACCGCGGTATTGACGCGTGGGCCGCTTGGGTTTTTCGCCGAGGAGATGGCTGCGCTGCCGCACCTGCGGATCATTTGCGTGATCGGTGCCGGTTATGAACACGTGGACCTGAAGGCTGCCGAGGCCAGGGGCATCACCGTCACCAATGGTGCCGGGGTCAATGCGCCCACTGTGGCCGACCATGCCATGTCGCTGTTGCTGTCCGTCGTGCGCGATATCCCGCAAGCCGATGCAGCAGTGCGTCGCGGTGAATGGCGCAAGCTGACCCGGCCTTCGTTCACGGGCAAACGCCTGGGCATCCTGGGGCTCGGGGCTGTCGGCATGGCCATTGCCCGGCGTGCGGCAGGCTTCGACATGGCCGTGAGTTATCACAGCCGCACACCGCGCACCGACGTGAGCTTCGACTACTGCGCGAGCGCTCTGGAGTTGGCCAGCGTTTCGGACTTTCTGATCATTGCCACGCCAGGCGGTGCCGGAACCCGCCACTTGATAGACCGCCTGGCACTGGATGCTCTGGGGCCAGAGGGTTTTGTAATCAACATTGCGCGGGCCAGCGTGATCGATACCGCCGCCTTGATCGAAGCCCTCCAGCAGCAACGCATTGCCGGTGCCGCGCTGGACGTGTTCGACGATGAACCGCAAGTCCCGGATGCGCTCAAGGCCCTGAACAATGTAGTGCTTACGGCCCATGTGGGAGGCTTGTCGCCGGAAGCGTCCGAAGCCACGGTGCAAAAAGTGGCCGACAACTTGCTGGCGTTCTTTGCCGGTAAACCGGTGCTGACGCCGGTGCATAGTTGA
- a CDS encoding capsular polysaccharide biosynthesis protein gives MKLTLAVVLLSSLILQGCVFAPGQHMTPGDIEAKDPDGPDVRLVDITPQTLKLQRQKATEATKALPPELLNYKTPEYVVGPGDTLLVIVFEHPELTAPGSQDQLDANSREVLSDGTLYFPYVGRIQAGGKTVGQIREQLRMGLSPQYTEVKVDVKVLRYNSQRILLSGSFKSPGPQPITNIPLSLVQAISVAGLDLSDANLAGLTLRRDGRDYVIDVDALNRKDSQLSKVFLKNGDYLHLNSNSKNKIYVLGEVQRPQVISFGTTSVTLLEALGTSGGLSPESADGDAVYVIRGAENFANAPATVYNLKAKKPTAYLLAKEFELQAQDVIFVGPANITRWSRFVSQLLGSANVVSTGAMFRN, from the coding sequence CCCCAGGTGATATTGAAGCAAAGGACCCGGATGGGCCGGACGTCCGCTTGGTCGATATCACCCCGCAAACCCTGAAACTGCAAAGACAGAAAGCCACAGAAGCGACCAAGGCTCTCCCGCCTGAACTGCTCAATTACAAAACCCCTGAATACGTGGTCGGCCCCGGCGACACCTTGCTGGTGATCGTCTTCGAACACCCGGAGTTGACCGCACCTGGCTCACAGGACCAACTGGATGCCAACAGCCGGGAAGTGCTGAGCGACGGCACGCTCTACTTTCCTTACGTGGGCAGGATACAGGCGGGTGGCAAGACCGTCGGCCAGATCCGCGAGCAATTGCGCATGGGCCTGTCGCCGCAGTACACCGAGGTCAAGGTGGACGTCAAAGTGCTGCGCTACAACAGCCAGCGCATCCTGCTGTCCGGCTCGTTCAAAAGCCCTGGGCCGCAGCCGATCACCAATATCCCGTTGAGTCTGGTGCAGGCGATCAGCGTCGCCGGCCTCGACCTCTCCGACGCCAACCTCGCAGGGCTGACCTTGCGCCGCGACGGCCGGGATTACGTGATCGATGTCGACGCACTCAACCGCAAGGATTCGCAGCTGAGTAAGGTGTTTCTCAAGAACGGCGATTACCTGCACTTGAACAGCAATTCGAAAAACAAGATCTACGTCTTGGGCGAAGTTCAGCGCCCGCAGGTGATTTCCTTCGGTACTACCAGCGTCACGTTGCTCGAAGCCCTGGGTACTTCCGGTGGCCTGAGCCCGGAAAGTGCTGACGGTGACGCGGTGTATGTGATCCGCGGCGCAGAGAATTTCGCCAACGCGCCTGCGACTGTCTATAACCTCAAAGCCAAGAAACCGACTGCCTACCTGCTGGCCAAAGAGTTCGAACTCCAGGCCCAGGATGTGATTTTTGTCGGCCCGGCCAATATCACCCGCTGGAGCCGCTTCGTCAGCCAGCTGTTGGGCTCGGCCAACGTGGTTTCCACAGGTGCCATGTTTAGAAATTGA
- the cynR_6 gene encoding regulatory protein, LysR:LysR, substrate-binding: protein MNVKQLRAFLAVAQHLSFAQAGERLHLSQPALSLTIKSLEEDLGGQLLSRTTRSVSLTPEGETLLPLARQLLADWDNAEELLRQRFTLQLGKVSVAAMPSFAGNMLPGALKVFRGRYPRVNVAVHDLINEEVLEMVRHRRVELGIGFEPESNSSLVFTPFYTDRFVAVVPQDSSLAQRQQVSWQELLKEDFIALQRPSAVRLLLEHHLQAQHGKLSVAFESHQLATVGRMVASGLGVSAVPSLCIEQMRELGAHCIALVEPVIERPIGLMMLADHKLSAAAQALRDVLIEHAQSQHPRLSSV from the coding sequence ATGAACGTCAAACAATTGCGGGCGTTTCTGGCCGTGGCGCAGCATCTGAGCTTCGCCCAGGCAGGGGAGCGACTGCATCTGTCGCAACCGGCCTTGAGCCTGACCATCAAGAGTCTAGAGGAGGATCTGGGCGGGCAATTGCTCAGTCGCACCACCCGGTCGGTAAGCCTGACGCCGGAAGGCGAAACGCTGCTGCCGCTGGCGCGCCAACTGCTGGCTGACTGGGATAACGCCGAAGAGCTGCTGCGTCAGCGCTTCACGCTGCAATTGGGCAAGGTCTCGGTGGCGGCCATGCCTTCATTCGCGGGCAACATGTTGCCCGGCGCGCTCAAGGTTTTTCGTGGTCGTTACCCCCGGGTGAATGTGGCGGTTCATGACCTGATCAACGAAGAAGTGCTGGAAATGGTGCGCCATCGGCGGGTGGAGCTGGGCATCGGCTTTGAGCCTGAGTCGAACAGCTCGCTGGTGTTCACGCCGTTTTATACCGATCGATTCGTGGCCGTGGTGCCGCAGGACTCATCCTTGGCGCAACGTCAGCAGGTGAGTTGGCAAGAGCTGCTTAAAGAAGACTTCATCGCTCTGCAACGCCCATCCGCTGTGCGTTTACTGCTGGAGCATCATTTGCAGGCGCAGCACGGCAAGTTGTCCGTGGCGTTTGAAAGTCATCAGTTGGCCACCGTCGGGCGCATGGTGGCCAGTGGGTTGGGTGTCAGCGCGGTACCGTCGCTTTGCATCGAGCAAATGCGCGAACTCGGCGCGCATTGCATCGCCCTGGTCGAGCCCGTTATCGAGCGGCCTATCGGGCTGATGATGCTCGCCGACCATAAGTTGTCAGCGGCGGCACAGGCTCTTCGTGACGTGCTGATCGAGCACGCGCAGTCACAGCATCCAAGGTTGTCGAGCGTCTAG
- a CDS encoding lipoprotein: MNRIVAVALLLTVAVVSGCSTHHAVELRPYSAEETRQLAMEDLNRRGLSFDEYQIAKAKLMAEPQMQAVRAFDNSGEISVDNGVYSRDRQG; the protein is encoded by the coding sequence ATGAACCGCATTGTCGCCGTTGCCCTGTTACTCACCGTTGCTGTCGTGTCCGGTTGCTCGACTCACCACGCCGTTGAACTGCGTCCTTACAGCGCTGAAGAAACCCGGCAGTTGGCGATGGAAGACTTGAACCGCCGCGGTCTGTCCTTTGATGAATACCAGATTGCCAAGGCGAAACTGATGGCTGAACCGCAAATGCAGGCGGTGCGTGCTTTCGACAATAGCGGCGAGATCAGCGTCGACAATGGTGTCTACAGCCGGGATCGTCAGGGTTAA
- a CDS encoding putative MarR family transcriptional regulator translates to MNHSLTPTAQLHTRLQIPDSLQIAPKVLCHATSLRKATRRISQLYDAVLAPCGLRSTQRSILMQVARNQAPALTELAASLVIDRSALAQNLKPLEREGLIAVSVDPDDKRSRRVNLTQAGLDKLLQSQALWEQAQQCFEKSLGPQQACELRELLARIAVLDYGDHPGDVRDL, encoded by the coding sequence ATGAACCACAGCCTGACGCCCACGGCGCAATTGCACACTCGATTGCAGATCCCCGACAGCTTGCAGATCGCGCCGAAAGTGCTGTGTCATGCCACCAGCCTGCGCAAAGCCACGCGGCGTATTTCACAGCTATACGACGCGGTGCTTGCGCCTTGCGGGCTGCGGTCGACGCAGCGCTCGATCCTGATGCAAGTCGCCCGCAACCAGGCCCCGGCATTAACCGAATTGGCGGCGAGTCTGGTCATTGATCGCTCGGCCCTGGCGCAGAACCTCAAGCCGCTGGAGCGTGAAGGGCTGATTGCGGTGTCAGTGGACCCAGACGACAAGCGCAGTCGCCGGGTCAATCTCACTCAGGCGGGCCTGGACAAACTGCTGCAATCCCAGGCGCTGTGGGAACAGGCACAGCAGTGTTTTGAGAAATCACTGGGCCCGCAGCAAGCCTGCGAACTGCGCGAATTGCTGGCCAGAATCGCTGTGCTGGATTATGGCGACCATCCCGGGGACGTTCGCGATCTGTAG
- the atoE gene encoding short-chain fatty acid transporter: MAVDNIEESRSARFALRCAKWAERWFPDSWVFAALAVVIVTVATLAMGAKPNDAAKAFGDGFWSLIPFTMQMAFVVIGGYVVASSPPAVKLIDRLARIPKNGRSAVAWVALISMVASLLNWGLSLVFGGLLVRALARRTDLRMDYRAAGAAAYLGLGAVWALGLSSSAAQLQANPGSLPPSILAITGVIPFTETIFLWQSGVMLGVLMVISIIVAYATAPGPNSAKDANACGVDPAFSMPALPPRTRPGEWLEYSPLLIILMVILASGWIFNEFSTKPAITAISGLNTYNFLFIMVGALLHWRPRSFLDAVTRAVPTTTGVLIQFPLYGSIAALMTTVKGTDAQTLAHHISTFFTSIASHDTYALLMGIYSAVLGFFIPSGGGKWIIEAPYVMQVANDLQYHLGWAVQIYNAAEALPNLINPFYMLPLLGVLGLKARDLIGFSFVQLLVHTPLVLFLLWGLGTTLAYIPPLRP; the protein is encoded by the coding sequence GTGGCCGTCGACAACATCGAAGAAAGCCGCTCCGCCCGCTTTGCCCTGCGCTGTGCCAAATGGGCAGAGCGCTGGTTCCCTGACTCCTGGGTATTTGCCGCCCTGGCGGTGGTGATTGTCACAGTCGCGACCCTGGCCATGGGCGCCAAGCCCAATGACGCCGCAAAGGCATTCGGCGACGGCTTCTGGAGCCTGATCCCGTTCACCATGCAGATGGCGTTCGTGGTGATCGGCGGCTACGTGGTGGCCAGCTCGCCGCCCGCCGTCAAACTGATCGACCGCCTGGCCCGCATTCCCAAAAACGGCCGCTCCGCCGTGGCCTGGGTCGCGCTGATTTCCATGGTGGCGTCGCTGCTCAACTGGGGCTTGTCGCTGGTGTTCGGCGGCCTGCTGGTGCGCGCCCTCGCACGCCGCACTGATCTGCGCATGGATTACCGTGCCGCCGGTGCTGCTGCTTACCTGGGTCTTGGCGCCGTCTGGGCACTGGGTCTTTCATCCTCGGCTGCGCAATTGCAGGCCAACCCTGGCAGCCTGCCGCCGTCGATCCTGGCAATCACCGGGGTGATTCCTTTTACCGAAACCATTTTCCTCTGGCAGTCCGGCGTCATGCTCGGGGTGCTGATGGTGATCTCCATCATCGTTGCCTATGCCACCGCGCCCGGCCCGAACAGCGCCAAGGACGCCAATGCCTGCGGCGTTGACCCGGCCTTCAGCATGCCCGCCCTGCCGCCACGCACCCGGCCTGGAGAATGGCTGGAATACAGCCCGCTGCTGATCATCCTGATGGTAATCCTCGCGTCCGGCTGGATCTTCAACGAATTTTCGACCAAACCTGCGATCACCGCGATCTCGGGGCTCAACACCTATAACTTTCTGTTCATCATGGTCGGTGCCCTGCTCCACTGGCGGCCGCGCAGCTTTCTGGATGCCGTGACGCGTGCCGTGCCGACCACCACCGGGGTGCTGATTCAGTTTCCCTTGTATGGCTCGATTGCCGCGCTCATGACAACGGTCAAAGGCACCGATGCGCAAACCCTGGCGCATCACATCTCGACCTTCTTCACCAGCATCGCGTCCCATGACACCTATGCGCTGCTGATGGGCATTTACTCGGCCGTGCTGGGGTTCTTCATTCCGTCAGGTGGCGGAAAGTGGATTATCGAAGCGCCTTATGTGATGCAAGTCGCCAACGACCTGCAATATCACCTGGGCTGGGCGGTGCAGATCTATAACGCCGCAGAAGCCTTGCCTAACCTGATCAACCCGTTCTACATGCTGCCGCTGCTGGGCGTTCTGGGTTTGAAGGCGCGAGACCTGATCGGCTTCTCGTTCGTGCAGTTGCTGGTGCATACGCCGCTGGTGCTGTTCCTGCTGTGGGGGCTGGGCACGACATTGGCGTATATCCCGCCGTTGCGTCCATAG
- the ssuE gene encoding NAD(P)H-dependent FMN reductase: MLVVSLSGSPALKSRSGVVLEHAGRWLRAKGVDVKALRIRDFDAEDLIFGRFDSPQVLDFIETVKQADGLLIGTPVYKASFSGALKTLLDLLPERSLHGKVVLPLATGGSIAHMLAVDYALKPVLSALKCQEVLHGIFAIDSQISYGDNEQGGDLDEILTERLQEGLEHFYLGLQHRVQARQKLAGGHLRLAL; encoded by the coding sequence ATGTTGGTAGTTTCACTGTCGGGCAGCCCTGCTCTTAAATCCCGCTCCGGTGTTGTACTGGAACACGCCGGCCGTTGGTTGCGAGCCAAGGGGGTTGATGTGAAGGCCCTGCGGATTCGCGATTTTGATGCCGAGGACCTGATCTTCGGGCGCTTCGACAGCCCGCAAGTACTGGACTTCATCGAGACCGTGAAACAGGCCGACGGCTTGCTGATCGGTACTCCGGTGTACAAGGCTTCATTCTCCGGTGCACTGAAAACCCTGCTGGATCTGCTGCCGGAACGCTCACTGCACGGCAAGGTGGTGTTGCCACTGGCCACCGGCGGCAGCATTGCCCACATGCTGGCCGTGGACTACGCGCTCAAACCAGTTCTGTCAGCGCTCAAATGCCAGGAAGTACTGCACGGGATTTTCGCCATCGACAGCCAGATCAGCTATGGCGACAACGAACAGGGCGGCGATCTGGACGAGATTCTGACCGAACGCTTGCAGGAAGGGCTCGAGCATTTCTATCTTGGCCTGCAACATCGAGTGCAGGCGCGGCAGAAACTCGCGGGCGGGCATTTAAGGTTGGCGTTGTGA
- the eamB_2 gene encoding amino acid transporter LysE gives MSLSFDLLLAFALFAFVTSVTPGPNNMMLLASGVNFGFNRTVPHILGISIGFFSLVLAVGLGLGAAFKAYPLLYTVLRYAGAAYLLYLAWKIATSGPASDASGQEGKPQTFLQAALFQWVNPKAWVMAVGAISTYTPLQGYFINVFIISAVFALINAPSVCVWAGFGSLLRNALRDPFWLRVFNGVMAALLVVSLYPMLKG, from the coding sequence ATGTCGCTCTCTTTCGATTTACTGCTGGCTTTCGCCCTGTTTGCTTTCGTGACGTCGGTCACCCCTGGTCCCAACAACATGATGTTGCTGGCCTCCGGTGTGAACTTCGGCTTCAACCGGACCGTGCCGCACATTCTGGGTATCAGCATTGGATTTTTCAGCCTGGTGCTGGCCGTAGGGTTGGGATTGGGCGCCGCGTTCAAGGCTTATCCGCTGCTCTATACGGTTCTTCGTTACGCAGGCGCTGCGTATTTGTTGTACCTGGCGTGGAAGATCGCCACGTCCGGCCCGGCTTCCGATGCCTCGGGGCAGGAAGGTAAACCGCAAACCTTCCTGCAGGCTGCGCTCTTTCAATGGGTCAACCCCAAGGCGTGGGTCATGGCGGTGGGTGCCATCAGTACCTACACACCGTTGCAGGGTTACTTCATCAACGTGTTTATCATCTCGGCCGTCTTCGCCCTGATCAACGCGCCCAGCGTGTGCGTCTGGGCCGGGTTCGGCAGCCTGCTGCGCAACGCACTGCGTGACCCTTTCTGGTTGCGGGTATTCAACGGGGTGATGGCGGCGCTGTTGGTGGTGTCGTTGTATCCGATGTTGAAGGGGTGA
- the scoA gene encoding 3-oxoacid CoA-transferase has protein sequence MRQRSVGRNTVGNNYKSKKGGPIMAGLDKRVATYQEALAGLTDNMTVLCGGFGLCGIPENLIAELKRMGVKGLTVVSNNCGVDGFGLGILLEDRQIRKMISSYVGENALFERQLLSGELEVELTPQGTLAEKLRAGGAGIPAFYTATGYGTPVAEGKETRQFNGRNVILEEAITGDFALIKGWKADHFGNVIYRHTAQNFNPVVATAGKITVVEVEEIVEPGVLLPSQIHTPGIYVDRVIQGTFEKRIEQRTLKKS, from the coding sequence ATGCGCCAACGCTCCGTCGGCAGGAACACTGTCGGCAACAACTATAAAAGTAAAAAAGGCGGACCCATCATGGCTGGACTCGACAAACGAGTAGCGACGTATCAGGAAGCCCTCGCCGGGCTGACCGACAACATGACTGTACTGTGCGGCGGCTTCGGCCTGTGCGGCATCCCCGAGAACCTGATTGCTGAACTCAAGCGCATGGGGGTCAAGGGCCTGACGGTTGTCTCCAACAACTGCGGTGTCGATGGGTTTGGTCTGGGCATCCTGCTCGAAGACCGCCAGATCCGTAAGATGATTTCCTCCTACGTGGGCGAAAACGCCCTGTTCGAACGTCAGCTGCTCAGCGGTGAACTGGAAGTCGAACTTACCCCCCAAGGCACCCTCGCTGAAAAGCTGCGCGCAGGCGGTGCGGGAATCCCGGCGTTCTACACGGCTACCGGCTACGGCACGCCCGTGGCAGAAGGCAAGGAAACCCGCCAGTTCAATGGTCGCAACGTGATCCTCGAAGAAGCCATCACCGGCGACTTCGCCCTTATCAAAGGCTGGAAAGCTGACCACTTCGGCAACGTGATCTATCGTCATACCGCGCAGAACTTCAATCCCGTGGTGGCCACTGCCGGGAAAATCACCGTGGTGGAAGTCGAAGAAATCGTCGAGCCCGGCGTACTGCTACCTTCGCAGATTCACACCCCAGGCATTTATGTGGATCGAGTCATCCAGGGCACATTCGAGAAGCGTATCGAACAGCGCACGCTGAAAAAGTCCTGA
- a CDS encoding Protein of uncharacterised function (DUF3532), protein MKTVKAVKHFDEAVTEQVLETAQAQGRARASAGLHAKTLIYLPDQDSLMIRFADNCAIALPTQNYPELARLSRAELESLELGFAGSALCLPAQDLHMSIAGLVAASVPLMDMAASVIAARNGSRSTTAKARAARANGAKGGRPRKTPGTP, encoded by the coding sequence ATGAAAACAGTAAAGGCCGTGAAGCACTTCGATGAAGCCGTCACGGAGCAGGTTCTTGAAACCGCTCAAGCACAAGGCCGCGCTCGGGCCAGTGCCGGACTGCATGCCAAGACGCTGATCTACCTGCCTGACCAGGATTCGCTGATGATCCGCTTTGCCGACAACTGCGCCATCGCCCTGCCCACTCAAAATTACCCTGAGCTGGCGAGGTTGAGCCGGGCTGAACTGGAGTCGCTGGAGCTTGGCTTTGCGGGCAGTGCGCTATGCCTGCCTGCCCAGGACCTGCATATGTCAATCGCAGGCCTGGTGGCGGCCAGCGTGCCCTTGATGGACATGGCGGCCTCGGTCATTGCGGCTCGCAACGGCAGCCGCAGCACCACGGCCAAAGCTCGCGCAGCACGCGCCAATGGGGCCAAAGGCGGCCGACCGCGCAAGACGCCCGGCACCCCATGA
- a CDS encoding PEBP family protein has translation MLSRLLGRVLRGRSATENKLIWNHRSIAFAPVVIELRSPAFASMQQIPASHLGSATGGNLSPALEWTGLPEQTRELVLIVEDADAPLPFAFVHAIAVGISPQRSGLPVGALSRASQGLLSLGRNTFGGSTYIGPQPLTGHGPHRYSFQLLAVDRPLHFDSPPNRGQLLKALDGAVIGRGRLDGVHERP, from the coding sequence ATGCTGAGCCGTCTGTTGGGGCGTGTGCTGCGAGGTCGCAGTGCCACCGAGAACAAGCTGATCTGGAATCACAGGAGCATCGCCTTTGCGCCGGTGGTGATCGAGTTGCGCAGCCCAGCGTTTGCCTCCATGCAGCAGATCCCGGCTTCACACCTGGGCTCGGCAACCGGCGGCAATCTTTCGCCCGCGCTGGAATGGACGGGGTTACCCGAGCAGACCCGGGAGCTGGTGCTGATTGTCGAGGACGCCGACGCGCCGCTGCCATTCGCGTTTGTCCATGCCATCGCGGTGGGTATCAGTCCGCAGCGCAGCGGTTTGCCCGTCGGCGCGTTAAGCAGGGCGTCTCAAGGCTTGCTGTCGCTGGGTCGCAATACCTTCGGTGGCAGTACTTACATCGGGCCGCAGCCTCTGACCGGGCATGGTCCCCATCGCTACAGTTTTCAGTTGCTGGCAGTGGACCGGCCGTTGCACTTCGATAGCCCGCCCAATCGGGGTCAGTTGCTCAAGGCGTTGGACGGCGCCGTCATCGGACGTGGCAGGCTGGACGGCGTCCACGAAAGACCGTGA